In Blattabacterium cuenoti, the genomic window AACTACTCATTATATAAATTCTTTCGGAGAAGAATTAATTGTTGAAAATGCAGAAAAAGCTTTAAATAAAACTTGCATGAAAACAAATTCCATTATTCATGAATATACTGCAGGTCCTATATATATGAATCAAAAAAATTCTGGAGCTCATGAATGGATTATAGAATTTAAAAAATGTCCAAAAAATTTATGTGATTTTAGAAATATTTTGGATAATGAATTAAAATCTTTGAATTCGGATTACGAAATTAAACGATACAAAAATATAATTTTAGGTCCTCCTATTATATATGTTGCAAGAAATGGTTTATTCTATGATTGGCTAAAAAAACATAAAAAATTAGGAGGACAAAATAAAGTTCCACGTTTATCCAATGACAGAAGATATATTGATTCTATTCTAAAAATGGAAAAAAATAGAAATTAATTTCAAAAAAATATTTTTAACTTTATAGTTTTATTATGACAGTAGAAAAAAAAAAAGAAATATTCAAAACTTATGGAACATCTGTTTACGATACAGGTTCTTCCAAAGCTCAGATTGCTTTATTTACTTATAGGATTAATCATTTAAATAACCATCTTAAAAATAATAAAAAGGATTTTAATACAGAAAGAGCTTTAGTTAAAATGGTAGGAAAAAGAAAAAAATTGCTAAAATATATAGAAAAGCATGATATTGATAGTTACAAAAATATAATAAAACATTTAGGATTAAGAAAATAAAATTAATAAAATATTTCTATAGTTATATAGAAAACAAAAAAAAAATATGCCAGACATAGTAAAAGAGACCATTTCCATGAAAGATGGTCGTACTATCATTATAGAAACAGGTTGTTTAGCAAAACAAGCAGATGGAGCTGCTATAGTACGTGCAAGAGATACAATGCTTTTGGCAACTGTGGTCGTTTCTAAAGAAACAAAAAAAGAAACTAATTTTTTGCCTTTAACAGTAGATTATAGAGAAAAATATTCTGCAGGAGGTAAAATTCCTGGTGGTTTTATTAAAAGAGAAGGAAGACCTTCTAATGAAGAAATATTAACGATGAGATTAGTAGATCGTGTTTTGAGACCTACATTTCCAGATTGGTTTAAAAAAGAAATACAAATCATGATCTCGTTACTTTCATATGATAAAACTGTTTTACCAGATGGTTTAGCTGGATTAGCTGCATCTACAGCTTTATCAGTGGCAGGAATCCCTTTTAATGGTCCTATATCAGAAATTCGTATCATACGTATGAATGGAAAGTTTATTATTAATCCTAGTTTAGATCAGTTAAAAGAAGCCGATATAGATTTGATAGTAGGAGCTTCTAATCATTCTATTCTTATGATAGAAGGGGAAATGAAAGAAATAAAAGAAAATGAATTTTTAGAAACTGTTATCACAGCTCATAAAGAAATAAAAACACAAATAGAAGCTCAAATACGTTTAGTGGGTAAATTGTCAAAAAATAATTTTTGTATTTTTGATAATGAAAAATCAATAAATTCTTCTCAAGAAGAAGAAAATAGAATATTAAAAAAAGAACTTATTTCATTCTCATATGAAAAAATAGATAAAGTTTATCAAAACTTTTTAGATAAAAAAAATAGATCTATTCAAGAAAAAATTATACTCAACGATTTTAAAAAAAAATTTATAACAGAAGAAAAAGAAGCTATTGTTGACCAATTTTTTGAAGAAA contains:
- the rpsO gene encoding 30S ribosomal protein S15, with the translated sequence MTVEKKKEIFKTYGTSVYDTGSSKAQIALFTYRINHLNNHLKNNKKDFNTERALVKMVGKRKKLLKYIEKHDIDSYKNIIKHLGLRK